The stretch of DNA CATGGTGGCAGGTTCCTGTGGCCAGAAATACAGGCACGAGCCCAAGCCGGGCACAGGGGACTGGGTGGCCTAGGggaataatttttccttctggatGAACCCCCCATGCTGCCTGCAGTGGGGTGCTGGACCCCACTTCCCAGAGGCAGCGGGGCTTGCATTGCCCTGCAGCACCTGCATCCCATTTCCAGCCCTAGCATCCTACCAGGGGCTGGAAAATTCCTCACGCTCCTGGCCAACTCATCTTAAGGATGCATCGGTGTAACAGTGCTGGGTTCAAGGGGTACTTTCCAATATCAAGTGGGGCACTTAGGGGTTGCCTTGACCGGGATCCCCCCCATGTGCAAGACCAGCAGCACCCTGATGGGCTGTGACCACCCCTACGCCTTCCCTCCACCGAGTCGCTTGGGGGCACGGGATTTTCCCCCTATTCTAACTGGCTAAAAATTAGGGAGCTAGTCTGGATGAAAGGGTCAGAACCGCCACGTATAGAGGAGAGGGTGTTTGCCCGCCGGCAGCGGTGCCCGCCGGAGGAGGCTGAGCAACCCCGGTCGACTGTGGGAGCTGCCCAGGTGACCGGTTGAGATTAGACCCTTAATTTTCAGCTGGCTAAAGTTAGGTAAAGCAtctgccctccttcctccctgcctccccctctgCTTGCCTCCCCATCACTGCACTGCCCTGATAACGGCTGCCTGGTTTTTAAGGCTGGAGGCTCTGCGGTCAGCCCACGGTGCCATACCAACCCCGGGGGCTCGGGGCCAATCCTTACACCCCCCCGTCCTCATCTACCCTTCAAGCCCCGCATACGGGTGAGCCGCTTCTGACGGTTAAAAACTTGGATGCAAATAAAAGCAGATGGGGTGTTATCTGCGTGCACCTGGGTTGCCTACgtgcaggcagccagccagcGACGGCGGTTTATTCCTGGCTAGGAAAAATGAGAGGTCCTTCGGCTGGTCGAAGCATCATACAGAGGCCGTCGGAGCTTGCTGCCCGTATGCTCCATATGAGATGGAAAATGATGTATTCGTTAGgtcttaagcaaaaaaaaaacaacccagggGAGGTGGAAGGGTGGCTATTCCTCTCCGTAATTAGGAGCTCTTTGCTCCTAATAAAATCAAGTAGTTTGCAGGTGCTGCGAACCTTCCCTGCTCCCCAAATGAAGCAGGGCACCAGGGAGGGAGGCACAAGGGGATGCCCCCGGCAGCCCTTCCACCCGTGGGAGGGCATCAGGGGGCCGAGTGCCTCCTCCTGGGCCCAGGGCACGACGCACCCTCACATAATATGTGTGTATGTCAGGAAGGGGGCatcaaatatttctatttctatttctatttctatttctatttttatttctatttctatttttctatttctattcttttttttaatgtctgtttccttttatttctgtttctaatttctattatttctattatttctactATTTCTACTATTTCTATTTCCATTCTTTCTATTTCTACTCTTTCTATTCCTATACTTATATTTATTTGTctttatatatctatatctatttTTATGTATACTTCTGTGTGTCCCTGGCTGGTGGTTTTCATGCCCCTGGGCACCTAAGGTGCATCAAGGTTACAGACAGATGCTCGCTGTGTATTTTAATGCTCTGCTGAAGTGCTGGGGGGTTTGGAGGTGCCAGGGTTCACCTCCAAGCACCGCACGGCGTGTCGGTAGGCACCAGGAGGCTGCGCCCGcatgtttttaagaaataagGGGGAAAAGATCATCAAAATCCTACGGGCCAGATGATGATAGCAGCTACATTTAATCTCCCAGGAACAGCCGACCACTCACCCAGCTGGGAAAGGGTGGCTGGTTGTCACTGTTATATGTCCTTGCTCTGTCCCCTCACAAAGAGTTGTGTGTTCCCCCCTCCCAAAAAGGGGACAGCCTCTTATTTGTGACCCCTGCCACACACATGCGAGGGCTGAGCTGATGTCCCCAAAGCAGCTGGTGGGGAGCAaagagggcagaggaggggggCAGAAGCGTTGGGCTGTGCGGTACTGCTGCTGAGCCTATTTTGAGCCCAGTGCTCGCCCTTCTCTCCTTGGTGTCCCCCCCCAGTGTCTCCTCTAGTGTCCCTCCTTGCCCCCTGACGTTTCTCCCTGTGCCACTCCTTGTGTCCCCCCCAAATGTCCCTCCCTgacccccagcatcccccctaATTGTCCCTCCATCTGTCTTGATGTTGCTCTGAGTGTCCCTGCCATGTCCCTCCCTGTGTCCCCAAGCACTCCTTACTGTCCCTCCGTGTCCCCTCCCAGCGTCCTTCtcccctcccagtgtcccccccccAAGTGCCCCTCCTTGTCTCCTCCATGTCCCCCGCAGTGTCTCTCCTCCCCACCCAAGCGGTCCTTCCTTGTCCCGCTGTTGTCCCCTCCAGTGTCCTTCCTTATCCCTACCCAGTATCCCCCCAAACGctcctccctgtccccccacAGTGCCCCTCCTCGTCCCGCAGCGTCCCCCCCAAATACTCTTCCTTGTCCCCCAGCAACCCCCCCAGTGTCCCTCCTCATCCCCCAGTGTCCCCTCCAAGTGTCCCTCCTTGTCCCCACCCACTGTCCCCCCAAATACTCTTCcttgtcccccagtgtcccctcTGAGTGTCCCTCCTTGTCCCCCCCAAATACTCTTCCTTGTCCCCCAGCAAACCCCCCAGTGTCCCTCCTCATCCCCGTGTCCCCTCCAAGTGTCCCTCCTTGTCCCCACCCACGTCCCCCCCAAATACTCTTCCTTGTCCCCCAGCCAACCCCCCCGGTGTCCCCTCCAAGTGCTCCTCCCCGTGTCCCTCCTCATCCCCAACGTCCCTCCCTGTCCCAGCCCAGCGGGTCGGGTCGAGTCAGGTCGGGTTGTGGCTGAGGGGGGGGTGgaacggaggggggggggacacggggacaccgGTGGCGGGGCGGGTGGTGTGAGCGGGGAAGTCCTCCCCACCGTCCGCACCCCGCCTTTAAAGGCTGGCTGCGGCGGGGGCTGCCGCAGAGGCGGCACCGGCACCCACACCAGCACCCGCACCAGCACCGGCACCAGCTTCGCTGCGGTTCTTACCCACCGCTTCCTTCCCCAAGGGTGGGGGGGTCCCCCGGCCGGGCAGACCAGGCTTCCCCCACCGCGAAGGGATAGCAGGGCGTCGTGGGGCGAAGCGTTAAGCATGACGGAGAACCCGGCCCCGGTTGCGGTGGTCAAACCGAAGCGGGCCAGGGTGGCACGACGGCCGGCGGCCCACCCCACCTATTCGGACATGATCACGGCGGCCATCCGCGCCGAGAAAAGCCGCGGCGGGTCCTCCCGGCAGTCCATCCAGAAGTACGTGAAGAGTCACTACAAGGTGGGCCAGCACGCCGATGTCCAGATCAAGCTCGCCATTCGGCGCCTGCTCGCCGCCGGCGTCCTCAAACAGACCAAAGGGGTCGGCGCCTCTGGTTCCTTTCGCCTGGCCAAGGCTGACAAGGCGAAGAAGTCCCCGgccaggaagaggaagaaggtggCCAGGAAATCCACGTCGCCCCGGAAAGTGGCTAGACCCAGGAAAGCCAAGTCGCCGGCAAAGAAGCCCAAATCTGCTGCCAGGAAAGCCAGGAAGAAGTCGAGGTCCAGCCCGAAGAAAGCCAAGAAGCCAAAGACTGTTAAGGCCAAGTCGCTGAAGGCGGCCAAGCCCAAGAAGGCAAAGCGGTCGAAACCCAAAGCCAAGTCCAGCGCCCGGAAATCACCCAAGAAGAAGTGAGAAGGCTAGAGGCATTTCGGTACTCTCCCCGTTGGTTTCTGTAAATagctttttgcctttatttttactCCTTTCTATTGCATTTTATAAAGAATTGATCGATTCCTGTCTGGAAATAGCTAAAACAAGGcagttaatgaaagaaaaaaggaacttaTTTGATATGGAGAGTTCCCATTTTTAAGAGTTACTGGTCTGGGTTTTTATTTCAATGTCTCAGAAACTTCTTGCCTGTGTCTTTTAACACTGGGCTGCGTTGTTGTGTGTCGGGTGTGACGGTGACTCCATGCATCTGCTGGGGCCGTACAGGATTTCAAATCCTGATCCTGCCCCAGCTCCCggggggggttgtgtgtttgCTGGGGCTGGGCAAAGACTCTGCCTTGTGTTGGAGGGGAAGCGAGCACGTAACGGCTGCAAAGAGCCACAGCCTtcccaggaggaggaaaaggggctccctgctccctcctccacTGCCCCAGCTCCCAACCATGGGGCCGAGGCGAGGTGTGCCGGGCTGCTGCCGGGTGTGAGGTCTGGTCGGTGCTGGAGATGATAACCACCCGGCCGGTGGGGCGATGGAGCTGCCCTGCCTGCGGAGCaccctgggtgctggcagggatgGGACGGAGGAGGTGGAACGGGGCCAGGGGTCTGTCCACGTTTGCTTTCGAGGAGTTGGAGGTGTCCGGCAAGCGGGAAGGGGTCAATCCCTGGGGAGAAAGGACAAACGTGGCTAGGAACGGCTGGGTACGGCCCCGTTATCACCCCCGGGGGCTCTGGCTGTGTGCCCAGCGAGAGCTGGCATGACCCCAGGGCCTGCCTGGCCCCTGCCagaccccctccccgggcagggctTGGCAGTCCTGATGGCCAGGGCTGGCAAGGAGCCTGCGGGCTGGCCCTACTGCTCCGCAGGGTCTGAGCCTCAGGCAGGAGGTGCCTAATGCCCCTTGGCTAGAGACGTCTAAACTCCTTGGATGTCAGGATCCCCAACCACCTGGGCCAGGAGCTCCAAAATCGCAGGGGCTGTGGGCGCCCAGTCCCCTTGGGCTTGCTGTGCCTAAATCTCGTGGGCCTGGGGTCTTCACCCACCCCGACGGTAGCTCCCAGATCTGTTGGCCTGGTGATCCTAAAGCTCGTGGGCAGATGGTGCCTCAGCCGTTTAGCCATCGAGGATCCCAAATTGTGTAGTTCAGCGTACTGAAATCCTTGGCCTGGAGGTACCTCATCCCTTTGGGCTCTTGTTCCTAAGACCCTTGGACCAAAGGCTCCCAGACCACCGAGGCTGAAGACCCTAAACCCCTTTCAAGAGCCTGGTGCCTTACCCTCCTGGACATGAGGGGCCTAAACCACTCTGGATCCCCCAGTCAGCTATAGTGGAGGATGGAGACGCCTGACCCAGCTGGGCTCTTTGCATCTAAACACGGTGGGTCCGTGGGTCACAAACCCCTTCGGCCAAAGGCGCTAAATTCCTTGGGTTTGGCTACTTCACCTCCTTCAGCTGGTTAAGTCCTAAACCTCTCAGACCAAAGGATCCTTGCTCGCCTCAGCTGGATGCACCCAAATCCTACAGGCATTTGGTTTGTTACcccctgtattgggtctggctgggatggagttaattgtcccCATAGCAGCCCTGGTAGTGCTGTGCTCCACATCCGTAGCTAGAAAGGTGTCGATAACACTCcagtgttttggccactgctgtgcagtgctggcacagcatcaaggctgtctctccaacatttttgtcccccctcaacggcaggctggggctgggcaagatcttgggaggggacatagccaggacagctgacctaaactaaccaaacagatatttcataccatatgatgtcagctcagctataaaagctaagtaaagggagacggaaggggggcatttttgtcttccggagcaaccactacgcgtactgaagccctgcttcccagaaagtggccagacatcatctgctgatgggaagtagagaataacatcatttgtttttctttgcctttgtgctcgacctttgctttcactttattaaactgtccttatcttgacccacgagccttttgttatcttttctcccccctgtccagctgaggaagggggagcgatagagcggcttcggtgggcacctggcgcccagccagggtcaacccaccacagtcctttttggcgcccacgAACCCACAACCCTGGGATTAAGAGTCCTGTGGTGGGCACCCGTAAACCACCTAAACGCGAGGATCCACCTCCGCCGAGGACCCCAAATCCCTGACGCAGGGTCACCTTGTCGATCCTCAAGGTCCGTGCTGGCCCGTTCCTCCAAAATCCCTTCGGCCCTAATACACAACCCCCGTCCTCGCCCACTACAATTCCTAAATCCCACGGACGGGCTTCTCCCAAATCCAGGGATCCCAAATCACCTGGGTTTAGGGGTGTCCAAACCCCTTGGGACAGAGCCTTACccccagcaaaaaaaaaccaaacaaacaaaccccagggGCCCGAACGAGGGCTCCACTCATGATGCAAGCGGTGGGCGGAGCCAGAGCGGCGCtccgcccctccccgccggcgcggcggcgggtccccggcagccaatgCCCGCCGGGGacccgccgccgcgccggcggggaggggcggggctagGATGTGGCGGGGAACGGTGGCGCGGGTGTTGCGGAGCGGCAGAACCGGGAATTCCCGGTTCGTTTCGGGAACGGCGGCGGTGGTTGAGTTCCGCCGACGTTTGGAGAGGGAATTAGAGGACATCCGAGGAGCCGGGACTTGGAAAAGCGAGCGGATTATCTCTTCCCGTCAAGGCCCTCATCTCCGTTTGGAGGGCGGTGGAACCGGTGGGTACGGGACGGTGGGGAGCGGGTTTTGGCTTTATCTCCCCGTACGAGGTCTAtgcttctctctttcctcccccaggGATCCTCAATTTTTGCGCCAATAACTACCTGGGTCTCTCCAGCCACCCCGAGGTGATCCGTGCTGCCGTGGAGGCCCTCGAGAAATTCGGTGCTGGGCTCAGCTCCGTCCGTTTCATCTGCGGTACCCAGGTACCGGGCACCGGGGCAGCATCCCCTGCTCTGGGGTAGCCTTTCTCGGGCGTTTTGCTTCAGACTCCCATCTTGGCACTCACATTTGGGCACAGTGCTAAAGTACACGcagccaggcagaaaaaaaaaataagcctgcAGAATTCCTGCTGGCCAAAGCTCTGGAAATAGGCCAGCTAAAACCATTACCAccctggagagggaaaagaaatgaaatgccGCTCTGGATTCACAAAGCAAATGTCATTTCCCTCCCCTTTAAGGGTCAAAATTACAACGAGCCTGCCTTGAAACAGCTCTGTCAAACCACCCCAGCTTATCCCCGCTGGAGCCCTTTCAGAGCCCCAGCTGGTTAAGTGCAAAGAATACTTCGAGCTGCTCCCCTGTGGGTGGGGAGCTTGGAGTGTCCCTGCTGCACTTTTGGTGTCCAAACCCATAACAGCATTTTAGGGCCGCGTTTGCAAAGACTTTCTGAACACAATTAActtttcccacacacacacaccttttctGGATAAAACCGGGCTGCTTCCTCCCCTTGCAGTCAGCATCTAACAGCAGCGGGCAAGTGAGAACTTGTGCTGCCTCACTAGTGATGCTTACTCCTCTCTTCTCTTTAGAGCATACACAAGGACCTGGAGGAGAAGATCGCACGTTTCCATCAGCGGGAAGATGCCATTCTTTACGCCAGCTGCTTTGATGCCAACGCTGGTATCTTTGAGGTTCGTAGGGCTTTCCTTGTGTCGTGCGTGAAGGAGGGGGGTGACGGCGATGTGCCCGCCGTGCCTTCCAGAATCTCTGATGTGAGCTCTGCACCGCAGAGAAGATGGCAGTGACCGGTGGTGGAGAACCCTGACTTGGTGCCCCTGGACCGGGGGAGCCGCGCGGAGCTGTTTCATCAGCCCTCACCTCCCCCTTCCGCAGCCAGCTCCAGCTTTTGGGGAGGGCTCCCATTTCCTGGGAGGTCCGTACTCCCCCTTGAAGCGTAAACAGGGGGAAGGGGTGATCCCCCAGGCTTGctagggaaggagagggaggttTTGAGCTCAGAAGCCACAGGCAAGAGCCTGGCCTAAGGAAATTGGGGGATAATTTGGCTGGGAAGGAAAGTGGAAAGTTTAGCGGTGCCAGGAGAGACGTGGCAGCTGCAATCAAATGCAGCCTTGTCCTCTGCACTGAGAGATGCTGGAAGATCTCAGTGAGTCGGCACCCCAGAGCGAAGGAAGATCCCTTCTGTTTGGCGCGGCCAGGCCCTGCTGACCCCGGAGGACGCGGTGCTGTCGGATGAGCTGAACCATGCCTCCATCATCGATGGGATCCGCCTGTGCAAGGCTAACAAGTACCGCTACAAACACATGGACATGCAGGACCTGGAGGCCAAGCTGCAGGACGCGCAGGTACGGAGGTCTGCTCCCACCCCAACGCGAGGGTGCTCCCTCAGCTGTGCTACCTGCTCAGTAACCAGCCCCGAAGGGTGAGCTCTGCCTTTTCCCGTGCAATAGGCATCGTTTTTGCCGATAGGCACAGGTAGGCATGGATAGGCAAGGTGGGGAAGCAGCTGGTTGCAATGCAAACGCCCCATCTCGGTTAGATATATCCACTCCCTACGGGAGCTGGACTGTCTCCCGGTCTCCTTTGCCAGCCCCTCTCCTCAGGGTGACATCCTCACCCCTGGGGATGCCGCTTTCCCTCCTACAGAAACATCGTCTGCGGCTGGTGGCCACCGACGGTGCCTTCTCCATGGATGGTGACATCGCACCCCTGAGGGAGATCTGCCAGCTGGCCCAGAAGTACGATGCCCTGGTCTTCATTGACGAATGCCATGCCACAGGCTTCTTGGGACCCAGTGGCCGGTAAGGGGCTGGTTTACCCCTGTTTCTCCCCCCCCAATGACCCCAATTACCTCTGAGGCAAGGCCAAAGGTGGTGATGGCCGATGTGTTTTTGTGGGGGGACTCCTGGAACCACCGTTTCTTGAAGGCTTCGcaccccacctctgcctcagCCCTGCCCTCCTGATGATATCTCCCTTCTGGGGCACCTGAGGGGATCAAAGGGAGATACTTTAGCACTGACCCATCCCAACGCGACAGCCACTACTCTGTGCTTGAGGGATGGTGCATGACCGCCTCATCTGCCTCTCCTGGCAAGCAGCTGGACTTCCTGATTTCCAAATCCTTCTCCTCTCAGCTATCGCTTTCAAATGCTTGGGTCTTGGGGGTTCTGTGGAGTTAACTTGCACAGTTCGATAATTCCCTCGGCGCAGCTTTTTCCTCCATCCCCTGGAGATCCTCCAGGTGCTAAGCAGTGCACTTGCTGCAGGTGTTTGCCGAGAACAGACACTTCACGTGCTTGTTTCATTCAGGCACATGAGTGCCAAGCGCTCCGGTGTGTGGTCCTTCCTGCTTTTACTGGAAGGTAGAGACCCGTGCGAGGCAACACCTGTAGGAACGAGCAATGGGTCCCTCCTCAGGTGGAGGGATAGTGCAGGAGATGACAAGAGGAGAAAGCCATCTCTGAAAAAGCCAAAAGTCGCTCTATGAAGAGCTCCCTTCCAGCTCTCTCCTCTCTAGACGGATCGCATGTGGGAAGCTGGCAAGTCCACATCAAGCTGTGAAATGGGTGAGAAGTGGGAACTAAGCCCCCTGCCTTCCTTGGGGCATGGTAGCCATCCTATGGGTTGAGGTAGACCTTATCACTCTGTCCCAGGGGGTTCTGTGgtcccagcagctgcaaaaacaaCTGTTTGACTGCTCTGAGGTGTGTAAGTGCACAATGGCTTGAGGAGGAGAGAATGGTTACCGAGCGCTTCATGAGTTAATGCTAGTTTCAGCGTGAACTTGATGCTGTTGTCTACAACACTGTGTTTCAAGAAAGCCAACAGAGAAGCTGGGTGGCCATGCCCCATCCTGCCTTTTTGGGCCGGAGGACGCAAAGCTGCAGAGTACGTTTGCCACGTCTGGTTGGTTCCACTAGCGTAGACCTTGACACGGGTGCTTTAGGCCTGGTGTGCTTTTAGGGCAGCACATCGGTGATGTGCACAGCCCACCTCAGAGGACATCGGCTACTCGAGCCAGGCAACTGCTTCTCCCTGGCGTATGCTAATGGTGCGGTGTGTGTCAGAGGCGTGCGCAAGACCGACATCGGTGGCTAGCGCTCTGTTTGGACTACTAAACTTCTGTGCGGGAAGTTTGAGCGTT from Harpia harpyja isolate bHarHar1 chromosome 6, bHarHar1 primary haplotype, whole genome shotgun sequence encodes:
- the LOC128142684 gene encoding histone H5, with amino-acid sequence MTENPAPVAVVKPKRARVARRPAAHPTYSDMITAAIRAEKSRGGSSRQSIQKYVKSHYKVGQHADVQIKLAIRRLLAAGVLKQTKGVGASGSFRLAKADKAKKSPARKRKKVARKSTSPRKVARPRKAKSPAKKPKSAARKARKKSRSSPKKAKKPKTVKAKSLKAAKPKKAKRSKPKAKSSARKSPKKK
- the GCAT gene encoding 2-amino-3-ketobutyrate coenzyme A ligase, mitochondrial → MWRGTVARVLRSGRTGNSRFVSGTAAVVEFRRRLERELEDIRGAGTWKSERIISSRQGPHLRLEGGGTGILNFCANNYLGLSSHPEVIRAAVEALEKFGAGLSSVRFICGTQSIHKDLEEKIARFHQREDAILYASCFDANAGIFEALLTPEDAVLSDELNHASIIDGIRLCKANKYRYKHMDMQDLEAKLQDAQKHRLRLVATDGAFSMDGDIAPLREICQLAQKYDALVFIDECHATGFLGPSGRGTDELLGVMDKVTIINSTLGKALGGAAGGYTTGPKPLIDLLRQRSRPYLFSNSLPPAVVGCASKALDLLMESNAIAQSMAAKTQRFRSKMTAAGFTISGKDHPICPVMLGDARLAAVMAEDMLNRGIYVIGFSYPVVPKGKARIRVQISAVHSDEDIDRCVEAFTEVGRKHRALP